Part of the Triplophysa dalaica isolate WHDGS20190420 chromosome 23, ASM1584641v1, whole genome shotgun sequence genome is shown below.
ACATCAAATATGGGCAATCGTgttccacgctctttattactTGCGTGAAAAGTTCGTTATTTTCACGTAAGTGATGagaaatgacaaatattttcaatctTTGCGGAAGACAATATTGACAAGTGTTCACCTGGTTCACACCATTTAGCGTTTTGCGCTAGTTAATTACAtgcaaagtcaatgcaaagatggGTACAGACGAAAACTCGCGGAAGGCGGTGCTAATGACGCGAATCGGGCGCGAACGCGTGTCAATCTCTTCTTCCACAAAGGTTGAAAAAGAATTCAGATTGCGTCACTCACAGGAAAATAACGAACTTTTCTCGCAAGTAATAAAGAACGTGGAACGCGATTGTTCGCGTTTGGGGTGAACCCAGCCATTATACTGTGTTCACATCATATATGGGCAATCGTGTTCCACCCTCTTTATTACTTTCAGGAAAAGTTCGTTATTTTCGTGTGCATGACGCAAAAATCTTCGGCGAATTCATAGCTCGAGTTAAAAAAATTCTACCTGCGCGGAAGAACGCCCCAAACGCGCTGCCTGATTTGTGTCATTCGCACCGCCTGCCGCGAGTGTAATTTACTCGCGACAAACGCTTTATTcacatttggtgtgaacacagcataacACTTGCACCGAAACAGGTCACGCTCACAATGACAGATGTTCACTGACGTGAAACAGATGTTTATTGCTGTCTGTCTGGCTGATATTGTATAGGAAGTGTCAATAGGGAATGGGGATCTATAACATTTTGGACTGGCTTTCAACACCTTCATTTCCAGTTGTCTGTCAAGCAGAGTCCAGGGAATACAGGCAATCTAGATGGCGTTTATAGCTTTATTGAATGACGTTTTATTCTTTATCATGCTGATGTTTTTAATCTAGTGTTACATTGGTTTGTAAAAGGAAGATTTTTACAGCCCTTGGCCTGGAGATGCATGGTCAGTTGGGTATTAACACTTGGCTCTCTCTGTCAAACAGCTGAGTTCCTCTTTCTGCTGTGGGGTGTGTATCTGTGTTACGCGGTGAGGACCGTCCCCTCGGCATTTCATGAGCCGCGCTACATGGGCATCGCACTGCACAATGAACTCATCCTTTCTGGAATATTTCATGTTATAAGGTGAGCAAGAGCACAACAGTTGTAGGGCAAACAACAAGTTTCTTCTCAGAGAGAAATAATGGTAGCACTTTATAatatctttcattaaaaaatcattgacaaaaatgtattgCGTTACAAGATTTTAGTTAATTATGTTCACATAGCTAGAAATAGGATATTATCTGCTTGTTAATGTTTTCTAATGTAATTTTACCATAAGCATTATCTTATGACAAACAGATCgtaatttcttttaaatttaaatgcttACAAATGTCATAAACTTTCCATAAATATGACCACGCGCTTTTTAAAACTCATTAAATGATTTTGACATGGTTTACAATGATTAAAagttcatttataaatgataaaggAAACCGTTTATAAGGCTTAACAGATTATTAGCTTATATGTACATATGTCATTAAACTTTCAATTCATCTGattgtgcatttttttaaatctacaaAAGATTTAACAGAATTTATACAATAAttacaagtttatttatatacttaatatattgaaaaaacatttacgTTTACAAACTGTCAGGGATGTGTGCAGGAAGAGAACGCAGATGCAGGGAGcggtgaaggggttaacaaagaTTTATTAACAtgaaacaaagacccacgatggggtaacaAGAACAggactaaataataaaattgaacAAAACACTACCCACGTGGGAGACCGCGAAAGACTAAACAAACTTAACACGACTAGGACttgtctcgtccttggaggagaacgcatggaacgtgtggactgggtagttaaccgcgaggtggaggcccacctggggaagctcattggttaccatgtgtgggaaccgtTGCCATGAGGCTaaatcagacggaacagcccacggggggggggtgttactgcgtccgatagcactaggtccggttagagctatctgtgatagatcacatggtgtcccggcctaaggggggaGGCTGCTCtacccagccaacccccagggggtgcttgcttagtgatggatggaatgcctgttcttaaccagtgtcttggtaagaaggaaggttggtgaggtaccagtttcataaccatgtgtttgggtaagaagaaatgtagatagcacactgacccaacctactggagggtgggaaggtggtttcgcaggcatacgtccccccggatgccagtcctacatgtcgccacacAGGACGTGGgttgacaccgggtttacgcgaaggttgttataccttgcgaaggtgtttgggcgtagcccaacccgcagctctacagatgtctgatagagaggcgcttctggccagtgcccaggaggctataccccgtgtggagtaagcCCTCAGTTGGCAAGGGAGATTCTGAGGTCAGAATGCTGTCGTAATGGCATCCAcaacccagtgcgccagcctctgcttggagacagccttccccttctgcaaggagctggtcagagctactgaagctctgcgtgcggtccaggacacaacacggatggggttgggtcttcctccctgatggggagcgcctgcaagttcaccacttggtcccggaagggagtagtgggaactttgggtaCGTacccgggcctgggtctcaggataacgtgagagttaccagggccaaatttaaggcaatccggggacatagagaatgcttggaggtcccctaccatCTTGAAGGAAGCGCGCGCCAACAGCGGGGcggtcttactcaggtgaggaagatcggaattCCGCCCTCTCaagccccttaggaacctggtgaccaggtcgtgttgccttagaaactttccatcaactgagtcgtgatgagtggcgatagcgactacatacactttcagtgtggaggggagatgttagtctccagtctcgtaagaagaacaacacaatcctgatcgagcacctcagtgggtctttctcgttgaaagagacaccaggacgagaagaggcgctgTCTAGAGGCGTgcaaccgcctagtagatggggcccttgctttggtgatggtctctgccgtagagggggagtagccatctcaggatcttctcgtcccgtctagggaccagacatgggtgttccagaggtctgatcagggatgccagaacgtgcccttcccctgagagagcaggtcctctctcaggggaatggttcagggggagtcgctgtccagagtatcaactctgaagccaagtgtggttagacgagtgcggtgtaaccaattACACTTGGTGTTATTGTGTCTGTGCAatgaggctcctgggggggggaaggtgtgcttccgctgtgcgcaagggcatctGTGGCGAGGGggtaccaaagcggacaatgggttgtgtcgcgggaggcaaagagatctatctgtgcctgtccgaacagcacccaaatgagctggaccgggggtggagtctTTAAGATTATTAGCATTTAAggtaaagattatgttccatgaagatattttgtaaatttcctaccttaaatattttaaactttatctttgtgagtggatggcctgccacagtgcttCTGGTTAACAACTTAAAAGGCAATTTtctaaacattttgatttttaagttttaatgtatattgtcttattctaacaactcatacatcaatagaaatcgtATTAATTCTGCTTTcagtttatgtaaaaatctaaaatttcgaaaaattgacctaaaagactggttttgttgtccagggtcacatatactgtGTATTTGTTATGTGTTTCCTTAATTTGGTGACCTGGAAGAGTATTAGTATACttatactaaaaataaaaatgtttgaaaattgGTAAACCatgatatgttttattttacccTATGACGACACTTCTGGTGTTTTTTCATTGGTAATATTGCAAATATGCATACTggagtttttaacatttttgtgtcTTGTAGGTAGGAATGAAGACTGAAGTTGTCAGAATGATTGTTATGATTATTGATCCTGCATAGCattatttaaatcaaactgAGCGTGTAGTCTGAAGTCAGATAAATACATTGCTATAAACACCATGCGGTCTCTAGTAATGAGATAACAGTGAGTTAAATGCGAGGTGCTGATTCAAAGCTGGGTTATATTTTCCCATAAAGCATTCTAAATGGTCTAATTAAATCATCAGAAACAATAGCTACTGTTTAAAATTGGTGACAAATGTATTGTGCATTATGATGTATTATAgttgcatttattattttattgtaaggTTCAATTATGTCATTTGCCAGACTGTAACAATACACACTTTCCTGGATGAATTTTGCTTTAGATCTATGGGTAAAGAAGTATTACACACTAGAAAGTCAGCTGCTTAACTTCTCTGACGTTCAGCATGATAGTTctgtattttcattgtttttaattaattttaattaatttattttatattttcaaagaatttCCAAAATTTCTAAATAAGTATTAAAACTCACTCCTATATTACACAGAGTTACGAAGGGTTgtataaaatgtagtttaattgttgtatatttttgtaattccaTCCACAGATTTACTCTTGCTTCTGAACTGCACCCAGACTGGATGCTGATGCTATTCTTTGCTCACACACACTTGACAGTGACCGTCACTTTGGGATTACTGCTTGTGCCAAAGGTAAACCCACTTCTGTAAAATgtagtcttttttttaaactccctttgaaaagttatattttgtgtaatcaTGTGACCCTgtatcacaaaaccagtctacctttttaataaaagacaaaaatacattgtatgggtcaaattatagatttttcttttatgccaaaaattattaggatattaaataaatatcatgttccatgaagatattttgtaaatgtccttccttaaatatataaaaactttatctttgtgagtggatggcctgccacagtgcctctgattgatcaattcaaaggcaattttctcaatatttagatttttttgcactctcagattcctgagttttaaacagttgtattttagatattgtcatattctaacaactcatacatcaatagaaagcttatttatttagctttcagattaagtaaaaatctcaatttcgaaaaattgacccataagactgtttTGGTTcttcagggtcacatatgttatcctttagaacacaaaagaagaatctGGGTTATTTTCCACTACAACGGTTTATAGTGACCACAATTGTCAAGATtcatgaagaaaaacatttccctTTGCAGATGTAAAAgcagataaaaacaaaataacaaaatattggTTTGAAATAATGGGGAAACTGTTTCCTTAAACGCTGATTTCTTTGGCACAGTTCTTGTTTGCGGGCACACATATAAGGGATGACATTGCTACAGAGGCCTATGAAGATGAACTGGACATGGGACGGTCGGGGTCATACCTGAATAGCAGCATTACGTCTGCCTGGAGTGAGCACAGTTTGGACCCAGAGGACATTCGGGTAGGTGCCCTGCATTTCTTTCCTACCTTCCTGTTCCCCTTGATTCTCTCCTGTCTTGGTAATTACCTGAGATTTCATTATCTGCAAATATGTGTTGACCCCTGTCCTGTAGCTGACAACCATACTGAGCCATGGCAGTTTTTTATTGCAGACACCTGAGGAAATGGGCCAGCTAAGTTCTATTAATGGCTGTGGCATAAGGTCTTGCGAAAGTCTTTGGGAAAAACGTACCAACGTGAGCAgaggtttttgtttgtttgttagagCTGAAGAAGTCTCTCACCACAGACCAAAATTTTGTTTACAGGAAGGGCATTTTGTAAAGGGCTCTTGGGATAATAGCTGCTGATGACTTCAATACCGCAGTAAATGAGCCAATGTTCTTCAGAGGCTGTTTCAGACCTAACAATAGAATTTTCGTATTTGCACCGTCCCAGACTGTCCTGTCTTTAATGAGTGTGAAACAGCATGTTGGTTTGGTCTAACGTCTTTACAGCACTGTCTGTTGTTGCATATGATGACTAGTTCTGCATGTTTTCTGTGCAATAGAACGTCTGCTTCAtgtaactacattttaaaactacTACGTTCTAGATGTCTGTTTTCAACAGACTCACATGCCTTTTACTTCAATTTCACAGGAAGAACTGAAGAAACTCTATTCTCAGTTGGAAATTTATAAGAGGAAGAAGATGCTGGCCAACAATCCTCACCTGCAGAAGAAGCGCAGCTCCAAGAAGGGCCTAGGACGTTCCCTCATGAGACGCATCACGGAGATCCCAGAGACGATGGGCCGCCAGTGCAGCCGTGACGACAAGGACCTGGGTGAACATGGAAGTAACCGCAACAGCATCTGTGTGCTGAGGAAGAACCCTTTTGAACCATCGCATTCTGTAAAGCCCGCTAAAGAAGAGTCCTTGAAGAGCAAGGTTTTCTCCCTCAAAAAATCCCACAGCAGTTATGACCACGTTCTCGACCACAGCGAAGATTCTACTAGCTCTGTAATGGACAAGATGGAAGTGGCAACCACAGAGGGCACTCTGCTCGAGACCCTAATGGGTAAGAAGTTGGTCAAGAAGTCTTCTGAGAAGATCGATGCAGCCAGTGAGTCAACAGAATCAGTTCCCTTGGTGTGCAAGTCAGCCAGTGCCCACAACCTGACAGCTGATAAGAAACCAATTCATCCGAGAACATCCATGCTGCAGAAGTCTCTAAGCGTTATTGCCAGTGCCAAAGAGATGACACTTGGTTTAACTGGAAAGGCCCAAGCAGTAGAGGATCCAACTAAGAAAACGAATCAAAAGAATAAGGATGCCAAGTCCCCTGCTGAAACTGAAGAACAGGAAGGTTATCCAAAGATGATTGCCAGTCAGTCAGTGGAGTACAAGCAAACACCTGCCAAAACAGGTATAATGAAGCAACAGATGAGCGGCAGTCAACCATCCATCTGCTCAGAACCAACTAAGGGGAAAGACTTGTATGACCTATCAGAGGTCTGCCCTTGGGAGGTGGAGGACCTGCCCACCCCCTCAGAAAACAAGGTCCAGAAACATGTGTCCATTGCACCAGTGCAGAAAACTACAGTACATGGAAGCAGCAACAAGGTGACAAAGCACCAACAGCAGAAACAGAAAGGTAGCGAGCAATCGGCCACTTTCACCAGGCATCCAAACCAGAAGGTCATTGATCTTACTGACATATGTCCTTGGAATGAAGGAAACGATGTCCATGGTCAGGCAAGGGGGTCGAAACCCTCATCCAACAGTAAGCCTGCCATATCCCAACCTCAAACATCCGGAGGGGTCCCCAAGGCTCCAAGAGCCGATGCCTGTCCATGGGACACTGAGGAGGCTTCGAGCAAGCCAAAGGACTCTGCTTTCCCCTCTGATCACAGCAGACCTAAAAAGGGCACCACACCAACTGAGATCAAGGGCCAATTAAGTTCCTCACCTGCTGCAGTCAAGGGCAGAAGCACAACACCTACAGAGGGCAAACCAAAGACTCTGTTTGAGCCCACTAAATCCACAGGCAGCTCGCTGCACCCACCGACAAAGGCAGATGTGTGTCCATGGGACTTTGAAACTGTCACTGAAAAGACCCCTTGTTCTTCTCAGGTTCATAAAGTGAAGGAGACCCACGCTATAAAGAAGGGAATATTAGATAAAGGAAACGAGAAGGCACAGGGTGCAGTCGATGAAACAGGAAAATCACAAGCAAAAGAAAATCTCACCTCTGGCAAGACTAAAGAAAGACCCACCAGTCAGATTAAACTGGCAGAGGTTTGCCCATGGGATGCTGATAGTAGTCAGGAAACTGTCTCGGaggataaacaaaaaaaaagtccAAATGTTGCTATAGCAAAAGGTAAGCAAGCAGATGTATGCCCTTGGGATTTTGATGATGCAGCAACTAGTAAAGAAGCTAAGATAAGCACTGCATCATCTGCTGGGAAACAGAAAAGTCCAAATTCCAAAGGCAGAGTTACAAGTGGTGTCAAAATGTCCGACGTCTGCCCTTGGGACTTTGATGAccaaacatcaacaaaaaagGTGTGACACTTTACCTGAGTGAACCATTAGTTAGTCCTCAATATATGTGATCTTTTGTTCATAAACACACAGTGAAATATATCAACTTTAATAGAAGTTGAAATAGAAATGGTGTCTCGGAGAAGGAAATCAACAAGTTGCCCAAGCTGCCTTTCTcttcaacattttgttttcctttgtgttttttggaataaaagcgaaaacaaaacaaacatgcaacaACTCACCAGGCATTCCAGATTCTAAAGTATTTGTTGAACCTTTAAATAGAAATTGTAGTTTACAATTATGCAACTCTTTATgtgcaatgtaaaaaataacgATGCCTATACTCATCACATATATCCTCATTAACTCTCTTAATAGCTGCATCTGTAGCCTCTCCTTGACTCTGGATTCCATAAAAGATTGTACCTGTTACATAGGAAGGTCTTTATCTGGGCCATGCATGAAGTGTCATGGAGTTAGCATGGTCCATGTACTTtaccttttgtttttctttcacattttatgGTTTGGTTTGCTCAAAAATGAATACTTGCCAAAGATAGAGGTAACATCCAATAAATCCAAGAACTTAAACCTCAACCGCGTAATAGAGAGAATACATCAgaaaagttcatttgcaaaaacaactATTAGTTTCTCATAAATCAtactaattcaaaatatttgattatgttttctctctgttttatttatgtgtttattatttattaattgagGTATTATTACTTTATCAAAACAACCCTACTGCcatttgattgatattaattggaatgctcaataaaaacagtttttgcaATGGAACTCTTCATATGTACAGTGAGCCGAACTCATGAAGCTGCTGGGAGAACTAGCCTGTAGCACTTTAGTACAGAACATACATGGAAAGACAGATAAATGGACATAACAGCATTCATATTTTCCCTAGTTTGTCTTTTTGACATTGCTGTTTTTTGTGCACATCTGCCacactttaattttagttttcctaactaaaaaaagacatttctaatGCTTCCAAATTTGCTGGTATATTATCCTGAATGTGCCTACTTAAATAGTCCTGTACCAGTCATACTTTGTAAAAGGAGATGGAAAAAACTTTCTCATATCTCATGTTACACATACCGAATAAAACACTTGATGGGAATCAGCAtcttatttttgaaaaaaaagagagatttaatttgtatattaGCAATGGTGCAATATTGAAAATGCGTTTTGAATGGggaacaataaagaaaaaatgtccAATACTCAGTTTACGGGAccatagaatattttttctttccgCGTAGGGCACAATCATGAAGGTTTCACTCGTCTTTGCCTctaatatttttcttgtttacaATTAGGCCACTCAGACCTATAAAACATATCAAATTCCATTCTGTCACAAACCTCAAGCACACATCTGGTACCTTTCATTTTAATGGTGATTACATCAGATAAGTTACAGGTAtaagctttatttatttgtataattatgAATTATGGTTTCAACATTGCATCTTAATTACTGTTGGAATGTGAACGTAGTGTCTTGTATGCCTTCCTAGCACACGGTCATTTGTAATGATGTCAAAGTAACAATTGTGTCAACACATGAGTGGGACCACACAGAATCTGCAGATTTTTAGCCTTTTGTGGCCAAAATTTTGGAAAAGTGGACTGTTTGTGGATTTACATTGAAtggatttaaattataaatatctaATGGAGCTTATTGATGGCATCagtcataataaaaattatctaaaatatatgtttgtataaatataCCATTTTATATGCAAGATATATGTATGTAAACATGAGTACAACTTTAAAGGATAATGGAGTTCTGTGGGAATCTGTGGAGATTCCATGTGGACCTGCACATGAGGCTTGTACAACATGACGCCTAGTTCTGCTTACATGTGAAATGTCCATATAAATGTTGCTTTCACATATTGCGATTATGAACCTGATCCTGAAGACCCAGTCCTGCAGTAACTAAATGTCATGAGAGATATTCTTGTTCTGTAACACAATGAATAAGCAAGAATACAGAGGAAGCATTCAAccatgtgtatgtgttatttGTACCAAAGAGGTTAAAAATGTACCTATAAAGTATCATTCTTGACATTCTGTGAAAGAATCCGATG
Proteins encoded:
- the gpr158a gene encoding probable G-protein coupled receptor 158 isoform X1, with the translated sequence MAIIWISLLLQVGFVIGSNYRHVEQDRDVIAKLPIYNAHNNQHAHLRKPHSGLAQKIEDQVPKVVTAFLHSGDSSTLKHANCSRRYELGVLRGRTHGDAHHSMRGVLDTVVHATNFLNMILQASRDLSPRRDIEWYHALVRSILEGDPKIHRAVVSLSAGTTHEEPPVYLQATRAGGEIILQDLSSSAQHILKNRTADTEWYHEHKNKKKTNLQRRVLSQDFVSFDASVRNGESYITDKTQIHWSAPYLECENGNFNPRWLLTLSSGFYGLKPNRSPDFRGVVRADVSLQDVDIDQCSSDGWFAGTHRCNVTTMECLPIPGHGFVLDKYKCHCKSGFYHPNRVAVNSFKRKSSGKGMAGLPHHRDLPEGSSLCLPCQEGCAFCKDDTPCVAQGDGVLRMAILSFQGLCMLVDFISMVLLYHFRRSKSIRASGLILLEAILFGALLLYFPVVILYFQPSVFRCILLRWVRLLGFATVYGTVTLKLYRVLKVFLSRTAQRIPYMTSWRVMRLLCIILLIVIWFAIAWTSAVCQNPNRHLALITVGFTTDDLQFSMCLLDRWDYMIAVAEFLFLLWGVYLCYAVRTVPSAFHEPRYMGIALHNELILSGIFHVIRFTLASELHPDWMLMLFFAHTHLTVTVTLGLLLVPKFLFAGTHIRDDIATEAYEDELDMGRSGSYLNSSITSAWSEHSLDPEDIRTPEEMGQLSSINGCGIRSCESLWEKRTNEELKKLYSQLEIYKRKKMLANNPHLQKKRSSKKGLGRSLMRRITEIPETMGRQCSRDDKDLGEHGSNRNSICVLRKNPFEPSHSVKPAKEESLKSKVFSLKKSHSSYDHVLDHSEDSTSSVMDKMEVATTEGTLLETLMGKKLVKKSSEKIDAASESTESVPLVCKSASAHNLTADKKPIHPRTSMLQKSLSVIASAKEMTLGLTGKAQAVEDPTKKTNQKNKDAKSPAETEEQEGYPKMIASQSVEYKQTPAKTGIMKQQMSGSQPSICSEPTKGKDLYDLSEVCPWEVEDLPTPSENKVQKHVSIAPVQKTTVHGSSNKVTKHQQQKQKGSEQSATFTRHPNQKVIDLTDICPWNEGNDVHGQARGSKPSSNSKPAISQPQTSGGVPKAPRADACPWDTEEASSKPKDSAFPSDHSRPKKGTTPTEIKGQLSSSPAAVKGRSTTPTEGKPKTLFEPTKSTGSSLHPPTKADVCPWDFETVTEKTPCSSQVHKVKETHAIKKGILDKGNEKAQGAVDETGKSQAKENLTSGKTKERPTSQIKLAEVCPWDADSSQETVSEDKQKKSPNVAIAKGKQADVCPWDFDDAATSKEAKISTASSAGKQKSPNSKGRVTSGVKMSDVCPWDFDDQTSTKKV
- the gpr158a gene encoding probable G-protein coupled receptor 158 isoform X2, with the translated sequence MAIIWISLLLQVGFVIGSNYRHVEQDRDVIAKLPIYNAHNNQHAHLRKPHSGLAQKIEDQVPKVVTAFLHSGDSSTLKHANCSRRYELGVLRGRTHGDAHHSMRGVLDTVVHATNFLNMILQASRDLSPRRDIEWYHALVRSILEGDPKIHRAVVSLSAGTTHEEPPVYLQATRAGGEIILQDLSSSAQHILKNRTADTEWYHEHKNKKKTNLQRRVLSQDFVSFDASVRNGESYITDKTQIHWSAPYLECENGNFNPRWLLTLSSGFYGLKPNRSPDFRGVVRADVSLQDVDIDQCSSDGWFAGTHRCNVTTMECLPIPGHGFVLDKYKCHCKSGFYHPNRVAVNSFKRKSSGKGMAGLPHHRDLPEGSSLCLPCQEGCAFCKDDTPCVAQGDGVLRMAILSFQGLCMLVDFISMVLLYHFRRSKSIRASGLILLEAILFGALLLYFPVVILYFQPSVFRCILLRWVRLLGFATVYGTVTLKLYRVLKVFLSRTAQRIPYMTSWRVMRLLCIILLIVIWFAIAWTSAVCQNPNRHLALITVGFTTDDLQFSMCLLDRWDYMIAVAEFLFLLWGVYLCYAVRTVPSAFHEPRYMGIALHNELILSGIFHVIRFTLASELHPDWMLMLFFAHTHLTVTVTLGLLLVPKFLFAGTHIRDDIATEAYEDELDMGRSGSYLNSSITSAWSEHSLDPEDIREELKKLYSQLEIYKRKKMLANNPHLQKKRSSKKGLGRSLMRRITEIPETMGRQCSRDDKDLGEHGSNRNSICVLRKNPFEPSHSVKPAKEESLKSKVFSLKKSHSSYDHVLDHSEDSTSSVMDKMEVATTEGTLLETLMGKKLVKKSSEKIDAASESTESVPLVCKSASAHNLTADKKPIHPRTSMLQKSLSVIASAKEMTLGLTGKAQAVEDPTKKTNQKNKDAKSPAETEEQEGYPKMIASQSVEYKQTPAKTGIMKQQMSGSQPSICSEPTKGKDLYDLSEVCPWEVEDLPTPSENKVQKHVSIAPVQKTTVHGSSNKVTKHQQQKQKGSEQSATFTRHPNQKVIDLTDICPWNEGNDVHGQARGSKPSSNSKPAISQPQTSGGVPKAPRADACPWDTEEASSKPKDSAFPSDHSRPKKGTTPTEIKGQLSSSPAAVKGRSTTPTEGKPKTLFEPTKSTGSSLHPPTKADVCPWDFETVTEKTPCSSQVHKVKETHAIKKGILDKGNEKAQGAVDETGKSQAKENLTSGKTKERPTSQIKLAEVCPWDADSSQETVSEDKQKKSPNVAIAKGKQADVCPWDFDDAATSKEAKISTASSAGKQKSPNSKGRVTSGVKMSDVCPWDFDDQTSTKKV